In a genomic window of Rhodothermia bacterium:
- the tuf gene encoding elongation factor Tu (EF-Tu; promotes GTP-dependent binding of aminoacyl-tRNA to the A-site of ribosomes during protein biosynthesis; when the tRNA anticodon matches the mRNA codon, GTP hydrolysis results; the inactive EF-Tu-GDP leaves the ribosome and release of GDP is promoted by elongation factor Ts; many prokaryotes have two copies of the gene encoding EF-Tu) — protein sequence LPDGVEMIMPGDNTQFKVSLIQPIAMEVGLRFAIREGGRTVGAGVVSKILD from the coding sequence CCTTGCCAGATGGCGTTGAAATGATTATGCCGGGTGACAATACCCAATTTAAGGTAAGCCTCATTCAACCGATTGCAATGGAAGTTGGTCTTCGCTTTGCAATCCGTGAAGGTGGCCGTACCGTTGGTGCCGGTGTCGTATCCAAAATCCTCGACTAA